One part of the Gemmatimonadales bacterium genome encodes these proteins:
- a CDS encoding BlaI/MecI/CopY family transcriptional regulator, protein MTPDLELSELQLAVMRALWQKTRASVAEVREALEAERGLALTTVATVLTRLEKAGLVAHRAAGRHYVYRPLVSEEEVRRSMVSALADRLFEGDVAALVSHLVSAREIEPGDLARVKRLIEERERKGGR, encoded by the coding sequence ATGACCCCGGACCTCGAGCTGAGCGAGCTGCAGCTCGCCGTGATGCGCGCGCTGTGGCAGAAGACCAGGGCGTCGGTGGCCGAGGTGCGCGAGGCCCTGGAGGCGGAGCGCGGCCTGGCGCTCACGACCGTCGCCACGGTCCTCACGCGCCTGGAGAAGGCCGGGCTCGTGGCCCACCGGGCGGCCGGCCGACACTACGTGTACCGTCCCCTCGTATCAGAGGAGGAGGTGCGCCGCTCGATGGTCTCGGCGCTCGCCGACCGGCTGTTCGAGGGGGACGTCGCGGCCCTCGTGAGCCACCTGGTCAGCGCCCGCGAGATCGAGCCCGGCGATCTGGCCCGCGTCAAGCGGCTCATCGAGGAACGGGAACGGAAGGGAGGCCGCTAG
- a CDS encoding O-methyltransferase produces MAARDLAIVHPHVERYLAALIPPRDRVMREMEAHARREGIPIVGPVVGRLFYLLALVSGARRVMELGSAIGYSTMWWARAVGPRGTVWYTDASPANARDARAYLRRGGVLDRVEILVGDALESMARVKGRFDVVFCDVDKPGYPEAYRAAMRRLRPGGLLVVDNTLWKGRVTRGRASARRDPATAAVQKLNRLAYAADRRAFAAVIPLRDGVTVVVKR; encoded by the coding sequence ATGGCGGCGCGGGACCTGGCCATCGTGCATCCGCACGTCGAGCGTTACCTCGCCGCGCTGATCCCGCCGCGCGACCGGGTGATGCGGGAGATGGAGGCGCACGCGCGGCGCGAGGGCATCCCCATCGTCGGGCCGGTGGTGGGGCGGCTGTTCTACCTGCTGGCGCTCGTGTCCGGCGCCAGGCGCGTGATGGAGCTGGGCTCGGCGATCGGCTACTCGACGATGTGGTGGGCGCGGGCGGTGGGCCCGCGCGGCACGGTGTGGTACACCGACGCCAGTCCGGCGAACGCCCGCGACGCGCGGGCGTACCTGAGGCGCGGCGGCGTGCTGGACCGGGTCGAGATCCTGGTGGGCGACGCGCTCGAGTCGATGGCCCGGGTGAAGGGGCGGTTCGACGTCGTCTTCTGCGACGTGGACAAGCCGGGCTACCCGGAGGCCTACCGCGCGGCGATGCGGCGGCTGAGGCCGGGCGGGCTCCTGGTCGTGGACAACACTCTATGGAAAGGGCGGGTGACGCGGGGACGCGCCAGCGCGCGGCGCGACCCGGCCACCGCGGCGGTGCAGAAGCTGAATCGCCTCGCCTACGCGGCGGACCGGCGGGCGTTCGCCGCGGTGATCCCGCTCCGGGACGGGGTGACGGTGGTGGTGAAGCGGTAG
- a CDS encoding M56 family metallopeptidase → MALALLAVAWLLTYLLHSTILLGGAWLLSATRTVRSALAHDTLWKVCLVGGLVTATVQTAFPFDGPGRRFWLPGGSAAQAQAAVSASPAASAPIASASQADRRAAVQGSSPAAPYALAPSTGDAGPGSFRAPVSASVPATPGPNPQSRTPGVAWPLILLGVWLLGAAGSLARLGLRRVRFCRRLGDRRELRDGELVEMLDSLRTSAGVRRRVRLAVSAELTGPVAMGGAEICLPERVLTSLAPAEQRAVLAHELGHLVRRDPTWLALGVVLENLLFVQPLNRMARRRVQEAAEYLCDDWAVRQTGGGLTLARCLAEVATWLQAPRRAVPVSGMAENRSQLVTRVQRLLDGVEPRAARGFRLAVPVAALALSSVAFAAPGVRPPCDEGGSGAAALATAGRHAGGGVPAGDHHTWATIRDGRLLTFRAGFAPSITGQGRLGIRRGGLAIEVTDDQHLTVNGRNVDEDEEVPVSEADTVRIVDEHGRTVWSFRPVWIASDETGEPADGDAESAAPDDWGDVGALADSAASLGVEVAGVVDVEALAAASTEIARATGRLGHEVTVKIAPRLARLQQMSERMASKAAPRLARMGMRIAASVGPAVDRALCGRAVCATAPRSAPVRRHRDIDGTKRLRP, encoded by the coding sequence ATGGCGCTCGCGCTCCTGGCCGTCGCGTGGCTGCTGACTTATCTGCTGCACAGCACGATCCTGCTGGGCGGAGCCTGGCTGCTCTCGGCCACGCGCACCGTCCGGTCGGCGCTCGCGCACGACACGCTGTGGAAGGTGTGCCTGGTGGGCGGGCTGGTGACCGCCACCGTGCAGACTGCGTTCCCCTTCGACGGGCCCGGGCGGCGCTTCTGGCTGCCGGGCGGCTCGGCGGCGCAGGCGCAGGCGGCGGTCTCCGCGAGCCCGGCGGCCTCGGCGCCGATCGCCTCCGCATCGCAGGCCGATCGCCGCGCTGCGGTGCAGGGGTCGTCGCCCGCCGCACCTTACGCCCTTGCACCCTCCACCGGGGACGCCGGCCCCGGCTCGTTCCGCGCCCCGGTCTCGGCGTCCGTGCCGGCGACCCCAGGCCCCAACCCCCAATCCCGAACGCCCGGCGTGGCCTGGCCTCTCATCCTCCTCGGCGTCTGGCTGCTCGGCGCCGCGGGGTCCCTCGCCAGGCTCGGTCTCCGTCGCGTCCGCTTCTGCCGCCGCCTCGGCGACCGGCGAGAGCTGCGTGACGGCGAGCTGGTGGAGATGCTCGACTCGCTCCGCACGTCGGCGGGCGTCCGGCGCCGGGTGCGGCTCGCGGTGTCGGCGGAGCTGACGGGCCCGGTCGCGATGGGCGGCGCGGAGATCTGTCTCCCCGAGCGGGTGCTGACTTCCCTCGCGCCGGCGGAGCAGCGTGCGGTGCTCGCGCACGAGCTGGGTCACCTGGTGCGCCGCGACCCGACGTGGCTGGCCCTCGGGGTCGTGCTCGAGAACCTGCTGTTCGTGCAGCCGCTGAACCGGATGGCGCGGCGTCGCGTCCAGGAAGCCGCCGAATACCTGTGCGACGATTGGGCGGTGCGGCAGACCGGCGGCGGCCTCACGCTGGCCAGGTGCCTGGCCGAAGTGGCGACCTGGCTCCAGGCCCCGCGGAGGGCGGTGCCGGTGTCGGGGATGGCCGAAAACCGCTCGCAGCTGGTCACACGCGTGCAGCGGCTCCTGGACGGCGTCGAGCCGCGCGCCGCGCGCGGCTTCCGGCTCGCCGTCCCGGTCGCGGCACTCGCGCTCTCCTCGGTCGCGTTCGCGGCCCCGGGCGTCCGGCCGCCGTGCGACGAGGGTGGTTCAGGTGCGGCCGCGCTCGCCACCGCGGGGCGCCACGCGGGAGGCGGTGTGCCCGCCGGCGATCACCACACGTGGGCGACGATCCGGGACGGCCGCCTGCTGACCTTCCGCGCCGGCTTCGCGCCCAGCATCACGGGCCAGGGCCGGCTCGGCATCCGGCGCGGGGGGCTCGCCATCGAGGTGACGGACGACCAGCACCTCACCGTCAACGGCCGGAACGTGGACGAGGACGAGGAGGTGCCGGTGAGCGAGGCCGACACCGTGCGGATCGTGGACGAGCACGGCCGGACGGTCTGGAGCTTCCGGCCGGTGTGGATCGCGTCCGACGAAACCGGCGAGCCCGCGGACGGCGACGCGGAGTCCGCCGCGCCCGACGACTGGGGCGACGTGGGCGCGCTGGCCGACAGCGCGGCGTCGCTGGGAGTGGAGGTCGCGGGCGTGGTGGACGTCGAGGCGCTCGCGGCCGCTTCCACCGAGATCGCGCGCGCCACTGGCCGCCTGGGGCACGAGGTCACGGTGAAGATCGCGCCCCGCCTCGCGCGGCTGCAGCAGATGAGCGAGCGCATGGCGAGCAAGGCGGCGCCGCGGCTGGCACGGATGGGCATGCGCATCGCGGCGAGCGTCGGTCCGGCGGTCGACCGCGCCCTGTGCGGCCGCGCGGTGTGCGCCACCGCCCCGCGCAGCGCGCCGGTCCGGCGGCATCGTGACATCGACGGCACCAAGCGGCTGCGCCCCTGA
- a CDS encoding serine/threonine-protein kinase — MPTPTGGGASQPAARAPVNTEEVADDLGLALGEGYQYLRLVGVGGMGAVFLFREVALKRLVAVKVLAPDLAADAGARARFTREARSAAALSHPNVVRVYAVGETDGLHLPYIVMQYVEGPSLAQWMEEHRRASERDGRRIVGEVAAGLAAAHARGFLHRDVKPANVLLEAETGRAYVADFGVSAALAKTSPEATGSLTATGHVVGTPIYMSPEQAAGEPLTDKSDVYSLGVMAYELLVGELPFKATTAMGWAAAHMRDTPTPVSRRRADLSPEVSRLVDRCVAKHPMDRPTAGDVERGMMPTLASEIEWPPPGMHWLHGRSRVLSRLALATFAGAVLTLSALTFTPQVLQAHANWLWTFQNPSSRDPVAVSLFLWQTQLILGVSVLGLSLLAFLVLGTGAARRLVRLRGAGWRWSTLADIAADHDRRSGLVLSGAREFASLEPSRRRGILMARRWRSAALLGSVLWTLVAVGVWGVLLLAGSLQALPVVPVVGLGLWLTALGPPLLGVAIVATAWLRERRLLGPLARTRRGRLGRDTDAADWYATLPSVGRPAGPAAHGLRRWAWSGQLLAALLALVVMVAIGEAVAASVTAVLATQHLGPRTAALVNYQKDILTDDPIEAARPAWASLLPRPDAAADSAVRGWIRALADAGRPSQPALPPYQPRPSSLLHGSSALLDAFRAAGRDSLAPGLRDTLALLAAQPRTQLFRRVAHASLASAPMGGPNSPFAATGDSADPRPSVIPLQEAAIANTAGAILAVARRDLAGAVARIGETAAVAEQLLKAPDVRANALGVRMLRDLVVEPLIVVQRLRGGTRGLDAEVLRDASQRLDEPAPDVAGAAGLTVNPRDNIQFTAAVQNPHIPPGYRMEYLVEGWAGLCANPWEVLTGPSAARKQAMLAAADVMTDVPHARALVAYGAGFWELGANQLTASGLRHSLVERGPWGVLQRIRMCSSTLY; from the coding sequence GTGCCCACGCCGACGGGCGGCGGGGCCTCGCAGCCCGCGGCGCGGGCGCCGGTCAACACCGAGGAGGTCGCGGACGACCTCGGCCTCGCGCTGGGCGAGGGCTACCAGTACCTGCGCCTGGTGGGCGTGGGCGGGATGGGCGCCGTGTTCCTGTTCCGCGAGGTGGCCCTCAAGCGGCTGGTGGCCGTGAAGGTCCTCGCGCCGGACCTCGCCGCCGATGCGGGCGCCCGCGCGCGCTTCACCCGCGAGGCCCGCTCGGCCGCCGCGCTCTCGCACCCCAACGTGGTGCGGGTGTACGCGGTGGGCGAGACCGACGGGCTCCACCTGCCGTACATCGTGATGCAGTACGTCGAGGGCCCGTCGCTGGCGCAGTGGATGGAGGAGCACCGGCGCGCGAGCGAGCGCGACGGGCGGCGGATCGTCGGCGAGGTGGCCGCGGGCCTCGCGGCGGCGCACGCGCGCGGCTTCCTGCACCGCGACGTCAAGCCGGCCAACGTGCTGCTCGAGGCGGAGACCGGGCGCGCCTACGTGGCCGACTTCGGCGTGAGTGCCGCGCTGGCCAAGACCTCGCCCGAGGCCACCGGCAGCCTCACCGCCACCGGCCACGTGGTGGGCACGCCGATCTACATGAGCCCGGAGCAGGCGGCGGGCGAGCCGCTCACCGACAAGAGCGACGTCTACAGCCTCGGCGTGATGGCGTACGAGCTGCTGGTGGGCGAGCTGCCGTTCAAGGCGACGACGGCGATGGGCTGGGCCGCGGCGCACATGCGCGACACGCCCACCCCGGTCTCGCGGCGGCGCGCCGACCTGTCGCCCGAGGTGAGCCGCCTGGTGGACCGCTGCGTGGCCAAGCACCCGATGGACCGGCCCACGGCGGGCGACGTCGAGCGGGGGATGATGCCCACGCTCGCCTCCGAGATCGAGTGGCCGCCGCCCGGGATGCACTGGCTGCACGGCCGCTCGCGGGTGCTGAGCCGGCTCGCGCTGGCCACCTTCGCCGGCGCGGTGCTCACGCTGAGCGCGCTCACCTTCACGCCCCAGGTGCTGCAGGCGCACGCCAACTGGCTGTGGACGTTCCAGAACCCGTCGAGCCGCGACCCGGTCGCGGTCTCCCTGTTCCTGTGGCAGACCCAGCTGATCCTCGGCGTGAGCGTGCTGGGGCTCAGCCTGCTGGCGTTCCTCGTCCTCGGCACCGGCGCCGCGCGGCGGCTGGTGCGGCTCCGCGGCGCCGGCTGGCGCTGGAGCACGCTGGCGGACATCGCGGCCGACCACGACCGCCGCAGCGGCCTGGTGCTGAGCGGCGCGCGCGAGTTCGCCTCGCTGGAGCCCTCGCGGCGGCGCGGCATCCTGATGGCGCGGCGCTGGCGCTCCGCCGCGCTCCTCGGGTCGGTGCTGTGGACGCTCGTCGCCGTCGGCGTGTGGGGCGTGCTGCTGCTGGCGGGCTCGCTCCAGGCGCTGCCGGTCGTGCCGGTCGTGGGCCTCGGGCTGTGGCTCACCGCGCTCGGGCCCCCGCTGCTCGGCGTCGCCATCGTCGCCACGGCGTGGCTGCGGGAGCGGCGGCTCCTCGGCCCGCTGGCCCGCACGCGCCGCGGCCGGCTGGGGCGGGACACCGATGCGGCCGACTGGTACGCGACCCTGCCGAGCGTCGGCCGGCCGGCGGGCCCCGCCGCGCACGGGCTGCGGCGCTGGGCCTGGAGCGGCCAGCTCCTGGCCGCGCTGCTCGCGCTGGTGGTGATGGTCGCGATCGGCGAGGCGGTGGCGGCCAGCGTCACGGCCGTGCTCGCGACCCAGCACCTCGGCCCCAGGACCGCGGCGCTGGTGAACTACCAGAAGGACATCCTCACCGACGACCCCATCGAGGCGGCGCGGCCCGCCTGGGCGTCGCTGCTGCCCCGGCCCGACGCGGCCGCCGACAGCGCGGTGCGCGGCTGGATCCGCGCGCTGGCCGACGCGGGCCGGCCCTCGCAGCCGGCGCTGCCGCCGTACCAGCCTCGGCCCTCCTCGCTGCTGCACGGCTCCTCGGCGCTGCTCGACGCGTTCCGTGCCGCGGGCCGCGACTCGCTGGCGCCCGGGCTGCGGGATACGCTCGCGCTGCTCGCGGCGCAGCCGCGCACCCAGCTGTTCCGCCGCGTGGCGCACGCGTCGCTCGCGTCCGCGCCGATGGGCGGCCCCAACAGCCCGTTCGCGGCGACCGGCGACTCGGCCGACCCGCGGCCGAGCGTGATCCCCCTGCAGGAGGCGGCGATCGCCAACACGGCGGGCGCGATCCTGGCGGTGGCGCGCCGCGACCTCGCGGGCGCCGTGGCGCGGATCGGCGAGACCGCGGCGGTCGCGGAGCAGCTGCTCAAGGCGCCCGACGTGCGGGCCAACGCGCTCGGGGTGAGGATGCTGCGCGACCTGGTGGTGGAGCCGCTGATCGTGGTGCAGCGGCTGAGGGGGGGGACGCGCGGGCTGGACGCCGAGGTGCTGCGCGACGCCTCGCAGCGGCTCGACGAGCCGGCGCCGGACGTGGCCGGCGCGGCCGGCCTCACCGTGAACCCGCGCGACAACATCCAGTTCACGGCCGCGGTCCAGAACCCGCACATCCCGCCGGGCTACCGGATGGAATACCTGGTCGAGGGATGGGCGGGCCTGTGCGCCAACCCGTGGGAGGTGCTGACCGGACCGAGCGCGGCGCGCAAGCAGGCGATGCTGGCGGCGGCGGACGTGATGACCGACGTGCCGCACGCGCGCGCCCTGGTGGCCTACGGCGCGGGATTCTGGGAGCTGGGCGCCAACCAGCTGACGGCCTCGGGCCTGCGCCACAGCCTGGTGGAGCGCGGACCGTGGGGCGTGCTGCAGAGGATCCGGATGTGCTCGAGCACGCTGTATTGA
- a CDS encoding methylated-DNA--[protein]-cysteine S-methyltransferase, whose translation MVAVAGERGLCLLEFARGTRPAVRIRHPHERDGVPLVRGTNAHLDLLARELRAYFAGRLRKFHVRLAPEGTPFQLAVWRRVRAIRYGRVSTYGRVARELRRPGAQRAVGRANGDNPLSIVIPCHRLVGADGALRGYGGGLWRKRRLLELEGAIATASRERGARARRSRSA comes from the coding sequence GGGAACGCGACCGGCGGTGCGGATCCGGCACCCGCACGAGCGGGACGGAGTGCCGCTCGTCCGCGGCACCAACGCGCACCTCGACCTGCTGGCCAGGGAGCTGCGGGCGTACTTCGCCGGACGCCTCCGGAAGTTCCACGTGCGGCTGGCGCCCGAGGGGACCCCGTTCCAGCTGGCCGTGTGGCGGCGGGTGCGCGCGATCCGCTACGGACGGGTGTCCACCTACGGCCGGGTGGCGCGGGAGCTGCGCCGGCCGGGGGCGCAGCGCGCGGTCGGGCGCGCCAACGGGGACAATCCGCTGTCGATCGTGATCCCCTGCCACCGCCTCGTGGGCGCCGACGGTGCGCTGCGCGGCTACGGCGGCGGGCTGTGGAGGAAGCGGCGGCTGCTGGAGCTGGAGGGGGCGATCGCGACGGCGTCCCGGGAGCGAGGCGCGCGAGCGCGCCGGAGCAGGAGCGCCTGA
- a CDS encoding DUF3857 domain-containing protein, with protein sequence MPQRTFTVLLLGTLAAAVARAQAPVTTPAGDPSVASDSIYRLAVSPADYPDESYVYLLDDGVVRFEADGRGTRTYRQVVQILDQDGVEAWGELSFSYSGLREKLTVNWARVLRPDGTVVSERPTHEQESDVPAALEYPVYSDTKVHRATLGGLAPGLLVDYSYTVETREPVMPGDFFTSWSVTTGRPTRRSRLIVDVPAALTPRIREHNVRFARRTTLAHGRRVYEWDAQDVPKPPAREPFAADSDSVRVHLAVGSPLAWSDVARWYAGLVKDRFAVTPALEARLADAVKGAATALDSLKAAHRWVAQDFRYVSVALGLAGYQPRLPAATLETMYGDCKDKATLFIALAQRMGFRAYPVLLAASGGIDSTLPTTQAFDHMIAAVALDSGRFRAGGATDDSASGRVSSAAVALDSGRVRAGGATNDSVSGRVSSGAVERPGGYLFVDLTADEIPVGQLPESEYGEFALVVHPDGRGEAVTLPLDSAAANRTTDSLVGELSPDGTFSGRMTTTLTGRMEEGLRRALSHGVNARQRDEFARDLANGTFEGSAGDSLQLFDGRDLGATPRVSVAIRSGKAASPAGSGSILRLPLRPVFTSELVSDVESHVPRRYPIAVAAVIGPAVYAEDYRITLPPGWRAQLPAGVTATSVYGRYRSSYVQEGRLLRVERRVEGARGVEPPDRVADLVAFMRAIAQDDARLIMLEH encoded by the coding sequence ATGCCCCAGCGCACGTTCACGGTCCTGCTGCTCGGGACCCTCGCCGCCGCGGTCGCCCGCGCGCAGGCCCCGGTCACGACGCCCGCGGGCGATCCCTCGGTCGCGAGCGACTCGATCTACCGGCTCGCGGTGAGTCCGGCCGACTACCCCGACGAGTCCTACGTCTACCTGCTCGACGACGGCGTGGTGCGCTTCGAGGCCGACGGCCGCGGGACGCGCACCTACCGGCAGGTGGTGCAGATCCTCGACCAGGACGGCGTCGAGGCGTGGGGCGAGCTGAGCTTCTCCTACTCCGGCCTGCGCGAGAAGCTGACGGTCAACTGGGCGCGCGTCCTCAGGCCCGACGGCACGGTGGTGAGCGAGCGGCCCACCCACGAGCAGGAGAGCGACGTGCCGGCGGCGCTCGAGTACCCGGTGTACTCCGACACCAAGGTGCACCGCGCGACCCTGGGCGGCCTCGCCCCCGGCCTGCTGGTGGACTACAGCTACACGGTCGAGACGCGCGAGCCCGTGATGCCGGGCGACTTCTTCACCAGCTGGAGCGTCACCACCGGCCGGCCGACGCGGCGCTCGCGGCTGATCGTGGACGTGCCGGCCGCGCTGACGCCGCGCATCCGGGAGCACAACGTCCGCTTCGCGCGGCGCACCACGCTCGCGCACGGCCGCCGGGTGTACGAGTGGGACGCGCAGGACGTGCCCAAGCCGCCGGCGCGCGAGCCGTTCGCCGCCGACTCCGACAGCGTGCGGGTGCACCTGGCGGTGGGCTCGCCGCTCGCCTGGAGCGACGTGGCGCGGTGGTATGCCGGCCTGGTGAAGGACCGGTTCGCCGTGACGCCGGCGCTCGAGGCACGGCTCGCCGACGCCGTGAAGGGCGCGGCGACGGCGCTGGACTCGCTCAAGGCGGCGCACCGCTGGGTGGCGCAGGACTTCCGCTACGTCTCCGTCGCGCTCGGCCTCGCGGGCTATCAGCCCCGCCTCCCGGCCGCGACGCTGGAGACGATGTACGGCGACTGCAAGGACAAAGCGACGCTGTTCATCGCGCTCGCGCAGCGGATGGGCTTCCGCGCCTACCCGGTCCTGCTGGCGGCCTCGGGCGGGATCGACTCCACCCTGCCCACCACCCAGGCGTTCGACCACATGATCGCCGCGGTGGCACTCGACTCCGGGCGGTTTCGTGCGGGCGGCGCGACGGACGATTCCGCGAGCGGCCGCGTCTCGTCCGCCGCGGTGGCACTCGACTCCGGGCGAGTTCGTGCGGGCGGCGCGACGAACGATTCCGTGAGCGGCCGCGTCTCGTCCGGCGCGGTCGAGCGTCCCGGCGGCTACCTGTTCGTGGACCTGACGGCCGACGAGATCCCGGTCGGCCAGCTGCCCGAGTCCGAGTACGGCGAGTTCGCCCTGGTCGTGCATCCCGACGGGCGCGGCGAGGCCGTGACCCTGCCGCTCGACTCGGCCGCGGCCAACCGCACCACCGACTCGCTGGTGGGCGAGCTGTCGCCCGACGGCACCTTCTCGGGCCGGATGACGACCACGCTGACCGGGCGGATGGAGGAGGGCCTGCGGCGCGCCCTGAGTCACGGCGTCAACGCGCGCCAGCGCGACGAGTTCGCACGCGACCTCGCCAACGGGACCTTCGAGGGCTCGGCGGGCGACAGCCTGCAGCTGTTCGACGGCCGCGACCTCGGCGCCACGCCCCGCGTCTCGGTCGCGATCCGCAGCGGGAAGGCGGCGAGCCCGGCGGGCTCGGGCAGCATCCTCCGGCTTCCGCTGCGCCCGGTCTTCACCTCGGAGCTGGTCTCCGACGTCGAGTCCCACGTGCCGCGCCGCTACCCGATCGCGGTGGCGGCGGTGATCGGGCCCGCGGTCTACGCCGAGGACTACCGCATCACCCTGCCGCCCGGCTGGCGCGCGCAGCTCCCGGCCGGCGTCACCGCCACCAGCGTGTACGGGCGGTACCGCTCCAGCTACGTGCAGGAGGGGCGGCTGCTCAGGGTCGAGCGCCGCGTCGAGGGGGCGCGGGGCGTCGAGCCGCCGGACCGGGTCGCCGACCTGGTCGCGTTCATGCGCGCCATCGCCCAGGACGACGCGCGCCTGATCATGCTGGAGCATTAG
- a CDS encoding DUF5700 domain-containing putative Zn-dependent protease — protein MRLIAALAAALSLAAWPSPGRAGQVPDGRLRLEFDTSEAEAVLSILAKRAAHQGVGADDWRRLFQAEPYARLKAREASMGRAFADSDFQRFVLSDSLAGRTTELRQTLDDWKRADLAAAAARAFAYLPADATIRAKVYPVIKPKTNSFVFEPTTNPAIFLYLNPAETQAQFENTVAHELHHIGYASVAARFDSAIAALPPQARAAAEWMGAFGEGFAMLAAAGGPDVHPHADSPPEDRARWDRDVANVGRDLPILERFFLDVAQGRLATPEDRQRVAGQFFGVQGPWYTVGWKMAVVIERRFGRARLIACMLDPRSLLVTYDRAAAELNGAGGERLPLWSDELLRVMGAAPGP, from the coding sequence GTGCGGCTGATCGCCGCGCTGGCCGCCGCCCTCTCGCTCGCGGCGTGGCCGTCGCCCGGCCGTGCGGGCCAGGTGCCGGACGGCCGGCTCCGGCTGGAGTTCGACACCAGCGAGGCGGAAGCCGTCCTCTCCATTCTCGCCAAGCGGGCGGCGCACCAGGGCGTGGGCGCGGACGACTGGCGGCGGCTGTTCCAGGCCGAGCCGTACGCGAGGCTCAAGGCCCGCGAAGCCTCGATGGGCCGGGCCTTCGCCGACTCGGACTTCCAGCGGTTCGTGCTCTCCGATTCCCTGGCCGGGCGGACGACGGAGCTGCGGCAGACCCTCGACGACTGGAAGCGGGCCGACCTCGCCGCGGCCGCCGCCCGCGCCTTCGCGTACCTGCCGGCCGACGCCACGATCCGCGCGAAGGTCTACCCCGTCATCAAGCCGAAGACCAACAGCTTCGTGTTCGAGCCGACCACGAACCCGGCGATCTTCCTCTACCTGAATCCGGCCGAGACCCAGGCCCAGTTCGAGAACACCGTCGCGCACGAGCTGCACCACATCGGCTACGCCAGCGTCGCGGCGCGGTTCGATTCGGCCATCGCGGCGCTGCCGCCGCAGGCGCGCGCGGCCGCCGAGTGGATGGGCGCGTTCGGCGAGGGCTTCGCGATGCTCGCAGCCGCGGGCGGGCCCGACGTCCATCCCCACGCGGACAGCCCTCCCGAGGACCGCGCCCGCTGGGACCGCGACGTCGCCAACGTCGGCCGCGACCTGCCGATCCTGGAGCGCTTCTTCCTCGACGTGGCGCAGGGCAGGCTCGCGACGCCGGAGGACCGTCAGCGGGTGGCCGGCCAGTTCTTCGGCGTGCAGGGCCCCTGGTACACGGTGGGCTGGAAGATGGCGGTGGTGATCGAGCGGCGGTTCGGCCGCGCGAGACTGATCGCGTGCATGCTCGACCCGCGCTCGCTGCTCGTCACGTACGACCGCGCGGCCGCCGAGCTGAACGGCGCCGGCGGCGAGCGGCTCCCGCTGTGGTCGGACGAGCTGCTGCGCGTGATGGGAGCGGCCCCGGGCCCGTAG
- a CDS encoding DUF2148 domain-containing protein: MRDSRQLEADAAAHIAGLMAVAARTAPKTRGIDNVRVVAVDDPASRERLCATMQEIARRENRPGLARDARSIAAAPAVLVIGVAPDPAGLDCGFCGHGSCDGLRAAGGVCAFNSVDLGIAACSAAATASQLRADCRVMYSIGYAALELKLLGGEVRQALGIPVSITGKSPFFDRGA; this comes from the coding sequence ATGCGGGACAGCAGGCAGCTGGAGGCGGACGCCGCCGCGCACATCGCGGGCCTGATGGCCGTGGCGGCGCGCACCGCGCCCAAGACGCGCGGCATCGACAACGTCCGGGTGGTCGCGGTGGACGACCCGGCGTCGCGGGAGCGGCTGTGCGCGACGATGCAGGAGATCGCCCGGCGCGAGAACCGGCCGGGGCTCGCGCGCGACGCGCGCTCGATCGCGGCCGCGCCCGCCGTGCTGGTGATCGGCGTCGCGCCCGACCCGGCGGGCCTCGACTGCGGGTTCTGCGGCCACGGCAGCTGCGACGGGCTCCGGGCCGCGGGCGGGGTGTGCGCCTTCAACTCGGTGGACCTCGGCATCGCGGCGTGCTCCGCGGCGGCCACGGCGAGCCAGCTCCGGGCCGACTGCCGGGTGATGTACTCGATCGGCTACGCGGCGCTCGAGCTGAAGCTGCTCGGCGGCGAGGTGCGCCAGGCGCTGGGGATCCCGGTGAGCATCACGGGGAAGAGCCCCTTCTTCGACAGAGGCGCGTAG